A DNA window from Gammaproteobacteria bacterium contains the following coding sequences:
- a CDS encoding RNA polymerase factor sigma-54 has product MKQSLQLRLGQHLTMTPQLQQAIRLLQLSALELQAEVQEALETNPLLEMAEEAAQNEQADSDSRVEGAEDRAGDSAVKDSPDSAINLEDNQTIPEDLPVDSAWDDVYDYTPTAMATPAAPEREFERPDSVSPSLQEHLKWQMMLTPFSAADAAIAEAIIDSLGEDGYLQTSLEDLQKSVIDEFEEIELDEIEAVLHRVQHFDPLGVAGRDLRETLLVQLNQYDKTIKWYAEAKLLLTEHIQLLGSRDFSQLTRRMKLSREDLQNVVVFIQQLNPRPGAIISNIQPEYIVPDVMVKKDKGKWKVELNTDSLPKVSINQHYARMAKNGGRNDDTTYLKNQMKEARWFIKSLQSRHETLLKVASCIVEHQRGFLEYGEEAMKPLVLHDIAEVVEMHESTISRVTTRKYMRTPRGVFELKYFFSSHVSTASGGECSATAIRALIKKLVAAENVTKPLSDSKIAKLLEDQGINVARRTIAKYREAMMIPPSNERKRLA; this is encoded by the coding sequence ATGAAACAGAGTCTTCAACTCCGTTTAGGGCAGCATCTTACGATGACGCCGCAGTTGCAACAGGCGATACGTTTGCTGCAACTGTCAGCGCTTGAATTACAGGCAGAAGTTCAAGAAGCGCTTGAAACGAACCCCTTGTTAGAAATGGCCGAAGAGGCTGCCCAAAATGAGCAGGCCGATAGTGATAGTCGTGTTGAGGGCGCTGAGGATAGGGCTGGCGATAGCGCAGTTAAAGATTCGCCCGATAGCGCTATTAATTTAGAGGACAATCAAACTATCCCCGAAGACCTGCCAGTCGATAGCGCTTGGGATGATGTTTATGACTACACGCCTACGGCTATGGCAACTCCGGCTGCACCCGAACGCGAATTTGAACGGCCTGATAGTGTGTCGCCATCATTACAAGAACATCTTAAATGGCAGATGATGTTAACGCCGTTCAGTGCTGCGGATGCAGCCATTGCTGAGGCGATCATTGATAGTTTGGGCGAGGATGGTTATTTACAGACATCCTTAGAAGACCTGCAAAAAAGTGTCATTGACGAGTTTGAAGAAATTGAACTTGATGAAATCGAGGCCGTGTTGCATCGCGTGCAGCATTTTGACCCATTAGGGGTAGCGGGCCGGGACTTGCGCGAGACATTATTAGTACAGCTGAATCAATACGACAAGACCATTAAGTGGTACGCTGAAGCCAAGTTGCTATTAACAGAGCATATCCAATTGCTTGGCAGCCGTGATTTTTCACAGCTGACGCGACGCATGAAATTATCGCGTGAAGACCTGCAAAATGTGGTCGTCTTTATTCAGCAATTAAACCCACGCCCTGGTGCGATAATTAGTAATATTCAACCCGAATATATTGTGCCTGATGTCATGGTCAAAAAAGATAAAGGCAAATGGAAGGTTGAGTTAAATACCGATTCTTTGCCTAAGGTTTCTATTAATCAGCATTATGCGCGCATGGCGAAAAATGGCGGCCGTAATGATGATACAACCTACCTTAAAAACCAAATGAAAGAAGCGCGCTGGTTTATTAAAAGCCTGCAAAGTCGTCATGAAACGCTATTAAAGGTTGCCAGTTGTATTGTTGAGCATCAGCGTGGTTTTCTTGAATACGGTGAAGAGGCCATGAAGCCGTTGGTGCTGCATGATATTGCTGAAGTAGTAGAGATGCATGAATCGACGATTTCTCGCGTTACAACACGAAAATACATGCGTACGCCACGTGGTGTGTTTGAGCTCAAATATTTCTTTTCTAGTCATGTTAGTACTGCTAGCGGTGGTGAATGTTCTGCCACGGCGATACGCGCCTTGATCAAAAAACTTGTTGCCGCTGAAAACGTAACCAAACCGTTGAGCGATAGCAAGATTGCCAAATTATTGGAAGATCAAGGTATTAACGTGGCACGTCGAACAATTGCCAAGTACCGTGAGGC